In Mercurialis annua linkage group LG6, ddMerAnnu1.2, whole genome shotgun sequence, the following are encoded in one genomic region:
- the LOC126687902 gene encoding uncharacterized protein LOC126687902: MATHGGSYLSASGLPEGNSITRPPLFNGSNYDYWKNRMKSFIQSQDIECWKSILYGVTPPTKVNADGTEVRKDETEFTEADWRVVQTNAKAITMIHCALDISEYNRVRNCVTAKHVWEKLHITYEGTDQVRETKINLLQRDYELFQMKSDEGMSEFSSRFSNIINGLKSLGENFTDEQLVKKILRSLTEKWESKTTAIIEAKNLKNYSFDELMGSLMTHEMVKYKGKEIAQERRKKADLALKIESESDDQISSDEEIALMTKRFSKMYRKGDKRYRNNMKKFIKGKVDLEGADGLCFGCNKPGHFKADCPKLKRSTRVEKPKKGLAAWSDSDDSDEDKPEEKANLCLMAIETGDNSGQTNAYEADSSDNEVENLKHLSYDELLHNCNDIFMAYKVVSKKYVKLKAKTKNVISEANVKISQTNETEKENKMQEDFDLMTEKIQKAETEVSFLKKELETSNNLRINLLQQNDAMQKKIDLLIQDLAKFTKGKANLNMLLGNQRPYGDTSGIGFEGFTKPKKMESFLKNIPTKVKTITKRTFIPYMSHATCFYCNIKGHVSKFCKAKQKIFQTKLIWVVKGTKPEKVTNPEGPKSVWVPKHA; encoded by the coding sequence ATGGCTACTCATGGTGGATCTTACCTAAGTGCTTCTGGGCTACCAGAAGGAAATTCCATTACTAGACCTCCTCTATTCAATGGATCTAATTATGACTACTGGAAAAACAGAATGAAAAGTTTCATTCAGTCACAGGACATTGAATGCTGGAAAAGCATCTTGTATGGAGTTACTCCTCCAACCAAGGTCAATGCTGATGGAACAGAAGTAAGAAAAGATGAAACTGAGTTTACTGAAGCTGATTGGAGAGTGGTACAGACTAATGCAAAAGCTATTACTATGATTCACTGTGCTCTTGACATCAGTGAATACAATCGTGTTAGAAACTGTGTCACTGCTAAACATGTATGGGAAAAACTACATATTACCTATGAAGGAACCGACCAAGTAAGGGAAACTAAGATCAATCTTCTTCAACGTGATTATGAGCTTTTCCAAATGAAATCTGATGAAGGTATGTCTGAGTTTAGCTCCAGATTCTCTAACATCATCAATGGTCTCAAAAGTTTGGGAGAAAACTTTACTGATGAACAGCTGGTGAAAAAGATATTAAGATCTCTGACTGAGAAATGGGAAAGCAAGACCACAGCAATCATTGaagctaaaaatctgaaaaactACAGCTTTGATGAACTCATGGGTTCTCTCATGACACATGAAATGGTGAAATACAAGGGAAAGGAGATAGCTCAGGAAAGAAGGAAGAAAGCTGATCTGGCTCTGAAAATTGAATCTGAAAGTGATGATCAAATCAGCTCAGATGAAGAAATAGCTCTGATGACCAAAAGATTCTCAAAGATGTATCGCAAGGGAGACAAACGATACAGAAACAACATGAAGAAATTCATTAAAGGAAAAGTAGACTTGGAAGGAGCTGATGGCTTATGTTTTGGGTGTAACAAACCTGGACATTTCAAAGCTGATTGTCCAAAACTGAAAAGATCAACAAGAGTTGAAAAACCAAAGAAGGGTCTAGCAGCTTGGAGTGATTCTGATGACTCAGATGAAGATAAACCAGAAGAGAAAGCTAATCTCTGTTTAATGGCAATTGAAACCGGAGATAACAGTGGGCAAACTAATGCATATGAGGCTGATTCATCTGACAATGAGGTAGAAAATCTAAAACATTTATCTTATGATGAATTACTTCATAACTGTAATGATATCTTTATGGCTTATAAGGTTGTCTCAAAGAAGTATGTCAAACTGAAAGCTAAAACTAAAAATGTCATTTCTGAAGCTAATGTCAAAATTTCTCAAACCAATGaaactgaaaaagaaaacaaaatgcaAGAGGACTTTGACTTAATGACTGAAAAGATTCAGAAAGCTGAAACTGAGGTTTCATTCCTAAAGAAGGAACTTGAAACTTCAAACAACCTTAGAATCAATCTTTTGCAACAGAATGATGCTATGCAAAAGAAGATTGATCTTCTCATTCAAGATCTCGCAAAATTCACTAAGGGAAAAGCTAATCTGAACATGCTTTTGGGAAATCAACGTCCCTATGGAGATACTAGCGGTATTGGTTTTGAAGGTTTTACCAAACCAAAGAAAATGGAATCATTCCTAAAAAATATTCCCACAAAAGTCAAAACCATAACCAAAAGGACCTTCATTCCTTACATGTCACATGCTACCTGTTTTTACTGCAATATCAAAGGTCATGTTTCAAAGTTTTGTAAAGCTAAACAGAAAATATTTCAGACTAAACTTATCTGGGTTGTCAAAGGAACTAAACCTGAGAAAGTCACTAACCCAGAAGGACCCAAATCAGTTTGGGTACCTAAACATGCTTGA